Below is a genomic region from Constrictibacter sp. MBR-5.
CCAGGATACGCATGACGAACCGTTACGCCGATCGCTCGACGCAGCGCCGCCCGCGCATCCCTTCCATTCTATCAACTTTTTCAACAGCAAAGCCGGCGGTCTGTGCCGGCCAGGCAACCCACCGGGCTGCGAGGAAGCGGCTTATATGGCGGATGCATGACGGCTGTCAAACACGATCTTCACCGGCACGTCATTTTTTTCAAAACCCATGCCCCTCATAGGGCCGACGCGGCGGCGGAGCGGCCGCCATCGCGCGCGAAGCTTCTTATGCAGAGACAGGAAAACCCGCTAACGCGCCGATTTACGGGTGGAAAAGGCTGCAGCTATTCGGCTAAAACCGACCGGGGCTGATCGTCATGGGAATGGGGAGCGGCCGCAGCCTCCCAGTCGGACGTGCCTTGCGGCGGCGTCTCGATAGCGGCAGGAGCGGGCGCTGACGGATCGGCATCGAGGCGAGGACAAGAAACATCCGGGACGATCGGGCGGGTTCATGGGGCGCAGAAGCGGCTGGCGTAGGCGATATCGAAATCTTCCTCTCTCGGCGCGGATTCCGATCGCCGCCACGATGATCCCGCTGGCGTTCGCCGCCGGGTGCATCGGCGGGTTCCTCCGTCTCCGGCCGGTGGCGGTCGGCGCGGTCGGAACGGCGGCCGTCACGATCGGCTTCGTCGGCGCGCTTGCCGCGCTGGCCCCGCTGAGCGGGACAAACGGGCCGGAGCGCGCGCACGCGCAGAACGTCGACGATGTCCTGCTGGCCGCGGCACCGCTCCCGCCGACGTCGGCGATGATCGTCGACATCCCCGACCGCCCGTCGCGGCCCCCCCTCGAACCCGGCGCGCTGCAGCCGGCCGAGCGGACCGTGCATGTCGGCCGCGGCGACACGCTGCTCAAGCTGCTGATGGACCAGGGCTTCGACCGCAACGACGCGCATGAGGCGATCGACGCCCTGCGGCCGGTCTACGATCCCCGCCGCCTGCGCATCGGTCAGGCCATCACCCTCACCTATGTGCCGCAGCCAGCCGTGGATCAGCCGGGCGAAGCCGCGCAGCGCAGCCTCGTCGGCCTGCGGCTCTCCAAGAGCTACGACCGCGAGGCGGTCGTCGGCCGGGTGGTCGAGGGTGGCTTCGAGGCGTTCGAAAGCGAGAAGCAGCTCGATCTGCAGGTGGCGCGGGCCAGCGGCAGCATCCGCAACAGCCTGTTCGAGGACGGCGCGTCCGAGGGCGTGCCGGCGCGGGTCATGGTCGATTACATACGCCTGTTCAGCTACGACGTGGACTTCCAGCGCGACATCCATGCGGGCGACCGCTTCGACCTGCTGTTCGAGCGCTATCAGGACAGCGAGGGGGCGATCGCCCACGACGGCCAAGTGCGCTATGCCGCGCTGACCGTCGCCGGCAAGACCTATCGCTTCTACCGCTTCGAGACTCAGGACGGCGAGGTCGACTATTACTCCGAGAACGGCGAGAGCGTCAGGAAGGCGCTGCTCCGCACGCCGATCGACGGAGCCCGCCTGTCCTCGGGCTTCGGCATGCGCCGCCACCCGATCCTGGGCTATTCCAAGATGCACCGCGGCATCGACTTCGCCGCGCCGACGGGCACGCCGATCATGGCCGCCGGCAACGGCACCGTACGCTTCGCCGGCCGCCGCGGCGGCTACGGCAAGTATGTGAGCATCCGCCACAACGCGGAATACGACACGGCCTATGCCCACATGAGCCGGATCGCCCCGGACGTCACACCCGGCAAGCGGGTGAAGCAGGGCGACATCATCGGCTATGTCGGGACTACCGGCCGGTCGACCGGCCCGCACCTGCACTACGAGGTGATGGTCAACAACCAGCAGATCAACCCGATGAGCATCAAGCTGCCGAGCGGCACGAAGCTCGCCGGCAAGGACCTCGCGCGCTTCCGGGCGGTACGCCGCGCCATCGAGGAGCGGCTGGACCGGATGCCCTCCAGCACGCTGATCGCCCAGGCCCCTGCCGACTGACCCGGAGCAACACTGACCCGGAGCGACACGGCTGTCCGGACAGAGTCCGGACAGCGCTGGAAACCCGCCTCGCCCTTGATATGATCCGCCCCGACGCTCGGCGGCGCCAGGTGATGGCGCGGCCCGGCGAACTGCGTCCACAAGCATCAACGCACACGATCCGGAGGAACAGATGACAACCCGTACCGGCCTCGCGCGGCCCGTCGCCGTCGCAAGCCTCGTCGCGGGCGCCCTCGCCCTGGGTGCCGGCGCCGCGGCAGCGGCCGAAGCCAAACTGCCCAGGACCATGGTGTGGACCGCCTACGACCTGGGCTCCAGCGGCTATGCCGAAGCCTCGGGCATCGCCAACGCCCTGATGAAGAAGTACGACATGCGGGTGCGCATCGTGCCCTCCGGAACGTCGATCGGCCGCCTGCTGCCGGTGACGACCGGCAAGGCCGGCTACGGCTACCTCGCCAACGAGACCTATTTCGCCGCCGAAGGCAGCTACGATTTCGCCACCCAGCAGTGGGGACCGCAGGACCTGCGCATCGTGCTCGGCCGCCTCGCGGGCAACGGCCTCGCCTGCGCCGGGGATGCCGGGATCGACACGCTGGCCGACCTGAAGGGCAAGCGCATCGGCTATGTGAAGGGCAACCCGTCGGTCAACGTGAAGACCGACGCGTCGCTGGCCTTCGCGGGACTGACGCAGAACGACGTGCAGCCCGTGTGGTTCGGCAGCTACGGCGCGCTGAAGACGGCGATCATCGCCAACCAGCTGGACTGCTTCAGCAGCGTCACGACCTCGGCCAACAC
It encodes:
- a CDS encoding peptidoglycan DD-metalloendopeptidase family protein, translating into MIPLAFAAGCIGGFLRLRPVAVGAVGTAAVTIGFVGALAALAPLSGTNGPERAHAQNVDDVLLAAAPLPPTSAMIVDIPDRPSRPPLEPGALQPAERTVHVGRGDTLLKLLMDQGFDRNDAHEAIDALRPVYDPRRLRIGQAITLTYVPQPAVDQPGEAAQRSLVGLRLSKSYDREAVVGRVVEGGFEAFESEKQLDLQVARASGSIRNSLFEDGASEGVPARVMVDYIRLFSYDVDFQRDIHAGDRFDLLFERYQDSEGAIAHDGQVRYAALTVAGKTYRFYRFETQDGEVDYYSENGESVRKALLRTPIDGARLSSGFGMRRHPILGYSKMHRGIDFAAPTGTPIMAAGNGTVRFAGRRGGYGKYVSIRHNAEYDTAYAHMSRIAPDVTPGKRVKQGDIIGYVGTTGRSTGPHLHYEVMVNNQQINPMSIKLPSGTKLAGKDLARFRAVRRAIEERLDRMPSSTLIAQAPAD
- a CDS encoding TAXI family TRAP transporter solute-binding subunit; this encodes MTTRTGLARPVAVASLVAGALALGAGAAAAAEAKLPRTMVWTAYDLGSSGYAEASGIANALMKKYDMRVRIVPSGTSIGRLLPVTTGKAGYGYLANETYFAAEGSYDFATQQWGPQDLRIVLGRLAGNGLACAGDAGIDTLADLKGKRIGYVKGNPSVNVKTDASLAFAGLTQNDVQPVWFGSYGALKTAIIANQLDCFSSVTTSANTREMEASPRGIAWPEFPPEDKAGWERISAVADFFQPLKETAGAGISKEKPKNLIGYRYPMIVTYARQSDDEVYALIKGIDEVFEDFAGTTGSAQNWALNIAGKPPADAPWHDGAIRYLKEKGVWDAEAQAWQEQRLERLKKVMSAWDAATEKFNTWRGEEQKKGNKVDPDDAWPKFWNDYRIEQGLGPAL